CCATGGTGTTCAAGCCGCAAACCGACCTGCTGATCCTCAACTACATCGCCAACCACATCATCGAAAGCGGCGCGGTGAACAAGGACTTCATCAGCAAGCACACACGCTTCGCCCTCGGCGCCGATGACATCGGCTACGGCCTGCGCGCCGACGATCCACGCGAAGCCAAGGCCAGGAACGCCGACAAGGCCAACACCTGGAGCGACATCGATTTCGAGCAGTTCGCCGCCTTTGTGCGGCCCTACACCCTTGAGCGCGCAGCCACCGAATCGGGCGTGCCGCAAGAGCGCCTCAAGGCGCTGGCCGAGCTGTATGCCGACCCCAAGCGCAAGGTGGTGTCGTTCTGGACCATGGGCTTCAACCAGCATACCCGCGGGGTGTGGGCCAACAACCTGATCTACAACATCCACCTGCTCACCGGCAAGATCAGCGAGCCGGGCAACAGCCCCTTCTCGCTCACCGGCCAGCCCTCGGCCTGTGGCACCGCCCGCGAAGTCGGGACCTTCTCGCACCGCTTGCCGGCCGACCTGGTGGTGACCAACCCCAAGCACCGCGCCAGCGCCGAAAAAATCTGGAAGCTGCCCGCCGGCACTATCCAGGAGAAAGTCGGCTTTCATGCCGTGCAACAGAGCCGCATGCTCAAGGACGGGGTGCTCAACGTCTACTGGACCCAGGCCAGCAATAACATGCACGCCGGGCCCAATATCATGCAGGAAGTGCTGCCGGGCTGGCGCAAGCCGGACAATTTCGTGATTGTCTCGGACGTTTACCCCACGGTGTCGGCCCAGGCTGCCGACCTGATCCTGCCCAGCGCCATGTGGGTAGAAAAGGAAGGCGCCTATGGCAATGCCGAGCGCCGCACCCAGTTCTGGCATCAGTTGGTGACCGCCCCGGGCGAAGCACGTTCAGACCTGTGGCAACTGATGGAGTTTTCCAAGCGCTTCACCACCGACGAGGTCTGGCCTGCCGAGTTGCTGGCCAAGGCCCCCGAGTACAAAGGCAAGACCCTGTTCGAAGTGCTGTACAAAAATGGTCAGGTCGACCAGTTCCCGGTCGAGCAGCTGCAAGCCGGCTACCACAACGATGAAGCCAAGGCCTTTGGCTTCTACGCGCAAAAGGGCTTGTTCGAAGAGTACGCACAGTTCGGCCGGGGCCATGGTCACGACCTGGCCGCATTTGATCGCTACCACAGCGAGCGCGGCCTGCGCTGGCCGGTGGTCGACGGCCAGGAAACCCGCTGGCGCTACCGCGAAGGCTTCGACCCGTACGTGGAGAAAGGCAGTGAAGTGCAGTTTTACGGTTACCCGGACAAGAAGGCGATCATCTTCGCCCTGCCCTACGAGCCGCCGGCCGAAGCACCGGATGCCGACTACCCGTTCTGGCTGAGTACCGGCCGGGTGCTGGAGCATTGGCACACCGGGAGCATGACCCAGCGCGTTGAAGAGTTGTACAAAGCAGTGCCCGATGCCCTGGTGTACATGCACCCTGACGATGCCAAGGCCCTGAATGCACGGCGC
This portion of the Pseudomonas sp. SORT22 genome encodes:
- the napA gene encoding nitrate reductase catalytic subunit NapA → MSMTRREFAKAQAAAIAAAAAGLPIFTSASNLVTEADLVTLNWNKAPCRFCGTGCSVMVATRDNRVVATHGDVKAEVNRGLNCVKGYFLSKIMYGNDRLTQPLLRMRNGQYHKQGEFQPISWEKAFDIMAEKYKQALHNKGPESIGMFGSGQWTVWEGYAANKLMKAGFRSNNIDPNARHCMASAVMGFMRTFGMDEPMGCYDDIEATDAFVLWGSNMAEMHPILWSRVTDRRLSQPQVKVAVLSTFEHRSFDLADIPMVFKPQTDLLILNYIANHIIESGAVNKDFISKHTRFALGADDIGYGLRADDPREAKARNADKANTWSDIDFEQFAAFVRPYTLERAATESGVPQERLKALAELYADPKRKVVSFWTMGFNQHTRGVWANNLIYNIHLLTGKISEPGNSPFSLTGQPSACGTAREVGTFSHRLPADLVVTNPKHRASAEKIWKLPAGTIQEKVGFHAVQQSRMLKDGVLNVYWTQASNNMHAGPNIMQEVLPGWRKPDNFVIVSDVYPTVSAQAADLILPSAMWVEKEGAYGNAERRTQFWHQLVTAPGEARSDLWQLMEFSKRFTTDEVWPAELLAKAPEYKGKTLFEVLYKNGQVDQFPVEQLQAGYHNDEAKAFGFYAQKGLFEEYAQFGRGHGHDLAAFDRYHSERGLRWPVVDGQETRWRYREGFDPYVEKGSEVQFYGYPDKKAIIFALPYEPPAEAPDADYPFWLSTGRVLEHWHTGSMTQRVEELYKAVPDALVYMHPDDAKALNARRGSEVKLISRRGEIRARIETRGRNKPPRGLVFVPFFDANKLINKVTLDATDPISKQTDYKKCAIRIELISAA